CGAACAGCGCCGCGCTGGCGATCTCGTCGGTGGTGCCGATGCGGCCAGCCGGGTTGCGGTCGGCCATCTGCCGGAAGTAGTCCGCTTTGGCTTGCTCGCCGAGGCCGTCCCAGGCGCCGGAGTCGATGACGCCGGGGAGATGGCATTGACCCGGATCGGCGCGAGCTCGACGGCCAGCGAGCGCGTGAGCGTGTCGGCGGCGCCGTTGGTGATCGCCACGGCCATCGTGCCGACCCTTGAACGCCGCGACGCCGGAGAAGAGCACCAGCGGGCCGCCGGCGTTGATGCGCGGACCGAGGTGCTTGGCCAGCATCAGCGGACCGATGACGAGAACAGCCCCGCCGTCCATCGCTAACCACCTCACTCACGTTTGATGGTTAGCTCACCATGCCGTGGCTAACTTGTCAAACGCTCTGATGTGGTTAGGATGGTCACATGGGTGAGACCGGGGAGCAGGTGCTGCTGGACCTGCTGAACAGCACGCCGGTGACCGCGACCGGGACGGTCGACCTGGTGTCGGACGAGTGGGCCGCCCAACGCGGCGGGGTCGGAAGTGGTCGCGAGGTCGCGCATCTGCGCGCGGTCCGCGACCGGCTCCAGGCGGTCGTACGCGCCGCCGAGCCGGCCACCACGTTGGAGCCGTTGCTCGACGGCGTACGGATGCTGCCGGGGGTCGACGCCGCCGGCCTGCGCTGGTCGCTGGATGTCGAGGATGATCGCCGTCTGGGCACGCAGGCATTGCTGGCCTGGGGCCGGCTCAACGAGAGCATGCCTGGCCGGTTGCGTCCGTGCGCCAACGACGAGTGCCGGCTGTTCTTGCTTGACCGCAGCCATGCGAACAGCGCTCGCTGGTGCTCGATGAAGGTGTGCGGCAACCGGATGAAGGCGCGCCGCCACTACCGACGCAACCAGGCTTAGCGTCGGTCACCAGCCGCGGAAGATGGCGGCCTTGCCCTGGCTGGAGTTGATCATCGCCTCGTTGTCGTGCCCGACGCCGGGCACGGTCGACAGCTCGTGCGGTGCCGACGGATACGCCTGGTGGATCGCCGCGTAATAGAACTTTCCACGCTCAAAACGGTTTTTGCCCTGCGCGTTCGCCTCGCAGGAGTCGTCCATGTCGCCGTTCTGCACGGTGTCCTTCTCGCCGAGCAGGTAGGTGACCGACCGAGACGTGTATTGCCGCACGATCTGCTGGTCGGTCGACTCGCTCAGGTAGCGGTTGCGGTGATCCAGGCCGTATTTGTAGTCGTTGTAATGCGAGCATCCGGACGTGCTGGCCGGTCGTTTCTTGTCCAGATAGGCGTACGACGACGGATTGGCGACCACGAAGCGGATGTCCAGACCGGACGGCAGGCCGCGCGCCCCGGCGGCGTAGCGCTGCATGAACTGCGCGCCGGCCGAGTGGCCGAGGAGAGTGACCTTGGTGAGATGCGGGAATTTCGCTTTGTCGGCAAGGATGCGCAGGATCGCGTCGATCGCGTCGTACGAGCTGAGCTTGTCCTGGTCGACCGCGTCGCCGCCGTCTTTCCAGGATGTCTCGTCGCCGTTGGTCCAGTAGGCGTCGGAGCGCTCCGGGTTGTCGTCGGAGGTCTGCATCCACGGCGCGATGATCTCCGCCTTGCCGGCGTACGCGGACGCCGCTTTCGTTGTCAGCTCGAAATAATGTGCGGCGTTACGGCCGGTGCCGTGCATGACGATGACGGCGCCGGTCGGATCGGGCGAACCGGTGAGCGGAAAGCTGGCGAAATACGGCAGCGTCACGCCGGACCGGATCTCGACGCGGCCGAGGCAACGGTCGCCGCCGGGTTGGCACGGTCCGGCTGTCGCCGCCTGTGCGTAGCCGACGCCACTGACCGCGGCGACGACCGCGGCGACGACCGCGATCCACCAGATACGGCACAATGGACCTCTCCCTCCAAATCGGATAAATGGCATTGTGTAGGCCAGGGTCTGTTTCGAAGTCCCACGCGGATGAGAGTCGAGATCCAAACGTCGCCTGCCGATGCCGGACGGAAGCCCAAACAGCAGCGCCATGGTGGGTTTTCGGCCGGTGCCGGCAGGCGGCCCGAGAAAGATGTGACAGCGGCTCGGCTATCGCCGCGTGGGACTTCGAAACAGACCCTAGGCCGGCTGACCAGGGACCGGTCCCCGCTGGCAGCTTCGTGTCAGCGAACGAGGCCGAGCGTCGCACGTACGGCCGCGACGAACCGCTCGGCGGTGAACCGCTCGGGGGAGGTGAGCACCAGCCGCGCGGCCATCTCGCACATCGCGACCGCGGCGTGCGCGGCGATCTCCGGGTCGAGATCGGCGCCGAGGTCGCTGAGCAGCCACCGGGCGACCTCCTCGGCGCGTGCGAGTACGAGCGCGCGCGCCGACTCGCGCGCCGCGTGAAACTCCGGAGGCATGTCGGCCATCGGCATCACGATGCAGTGCCAGCGCTGCGGCGCCGCCTGCACTGCGGCCAGGAAGTCCGACAGTGCCTGCGCGAGAAAATCGGCCGGATCGCCGGCCGGCCGCAAGGCCGTGACCAGCTGCTCGACGGCCGCTTCCTGTTCGCGTCGCAACAGCGCGGCGAGCAGCTCGTTTCGGCTGCCGAACTGGCCGTAGACGACCGGCTTGGTCACGCCGGCCTGCTTGGCGATCGCGTCCATGGTCGTGGCGTTGTGGCCGCGCGTGACGACCAGGTGGAGAGCGGCGTCGAGGAGCTGCGCGCGTCGCTCGTCGGCCGGCACGCGCGCGGCGTACGGACGGCGCTTGGCCACGTACGCCTCCTTCCGTCGCGACCAAAACTACTCTACAGTAGTAAATTACTACGTCCTAGTAGTATAAGGAGGCGACCGTGTCGAAGTCGCTCGCCGGTCAGGCGATCCCGGTCCAGAAGCGCGAGTGGCAGGACTATGGCCTGTTCGGTCCCGGCTCGCCGTCCTGGAAGGTGTGGGCCAGTCCGACCGCGCTCATCGGCTTCCAGCGAGCGGTCGTGCTGGAGCACTTCGACCCGTTCCTGGCCGCGGCGGTCGCCGACATGCAGGGGATCTATCGCGATCCGCTGGGTCGGCTCGACCGCACTCTCGCGTATTTCCTGACCGTCGCGGTCGCCGACGCGCGCGCGGTCGTCGAGGCTTCCGAGATCCTGATGCGCGTGCACGCCAAAGCGACCGGCATCGAGCCGATCACCGGAAAGCGTTACAGCGCCAACAATCCCGAGTCACAGCTGTGGATTCACGTGACCGGCTGGCATTCGGTGCTCAAATGCTATGAGATGTACGGCGCCGGACCGCTCGCGCCGGCCGAGGAAAAGCGATATTGGTCGGAATGCGTCACCGCTGCCGAGTTGCAGACCTGCAAACCGGCCGATGTGCCGCGTACGCGCGACGAGGTGCGCGACTATTACGCCGCCGTGCGCCCGCGGCTGTGCAGCTCGGAGCGTGCCTATCGCGGCATGCACTATCTGCTGCGCAGCCGTGGCGGTGGTCGCCGGATCGGTGCGGCGAGCCGGTTGATGGCGCCGGCGACGATCGCGACTTTGCCTGCCTGGATGCGGAAAGTCGGTGGGTTCGACCAGCCGGCGGTGGTCGACCGCGCGGTCGCCCCGGCGGCGAGGGCGGTCATCCGTGGCCTCGGTGAGCGGGGGAGGTTCGTGTCCGTGCTCGCCGATGTCGCGCCGGCGACGGCGCGGATCGCCAGGCAGCATCTGCACCGCACGCCGCCGGCGGATCCGCGCACGTACACACCGGCCGAAGCCAGGGATCTGTTTGATGGTCCGCCTGTTCGGCTCAGTTGAACCACGCGAGGTCGGCGTTTTGGCGGGTCAGGTCAGCTTGAACTCGGCGACGACCCAGCCGTCCATGTGCAACGGAAACTTGGCGCTGAACAGCTCCGGCGGCACCAGCTCGCCGTCCTCGTCGTCCTCGGACGTGGTCTTGGCGCCCTCGTAGAACATGTCGCCCCAGGCCACGTCGCCGGTGATGAACGTGTATTTCTTGTCGGTGCGGTCCTGCACGTAGAGGATGCCGATCTCGCGGTAGCTGTCGCCGTCGCCGAGCTTGGAGTTGAAGTGCATCCAGCCACGCAGCCGGATCGGTGGATGCAGTTCGACCGCATGCGGCTGCGGCTCTGAGCTCATCTTCGACTCCCTCGTACGGACCGGTCGGCGAGTCGAACTCTATCTTTCGGTGCGGTCACATCGGCGGCGTCCGGTCCGTCAACGAGGTATGAGCCGTGTCATCGCATACTGGGTCGCGACCGCGTTGGTCACCGCTGAGCTGGCCGTCGGTGGCTGCTGGGACGTGCTGCGCCTGCCGCTGGTCAGCGGTGTGGTGTCGCAACTCGGCTATCCATCGTATTTCCTGGTCATCCTTGGTCTCGCGAAGTGGCTGGCCGCGGTGGCGCTGCTGGCGCCGCGGTTTCCGCGGCTGAAGGAGTGGGCGTACGCCGGCGTCGTGTTCGTCGACCTCGGTGCGATCGTGTCGCATCTGTGGACCGGCGTTGCGCTCGCGGAGGTCGCGTTTTTGGCCGTACTGCTGGCTTTGACGGTCGCCTCCTGGTGGCTGCGGCCGGCCCAGCGGCGCCTCGCGGCAACCACCGGCGACTCGTAGGCCGCTATGCCACTGGACGTACGCGGCCGACGCGTGGCAAGAACCGTCCGACCGTGGCGGCGTATTGGTCGTACGCGATGCCATGGGTCCGGCGCAGGTGCGGCTCCTCGACCAGCCGCACCTGCACCTGGATGCCGGCGAGCACCACCGCGAAACCGGCGAAGGCGAGCACATTTGGCACGGCAAACGTCAATCCGATCACAACGAGCAGACCGGCGGCGTAGATCGGGTTGCGTACCAACCGAAACGGTCCGGTCGTCACCAGCTCCGTACGCTCCGCCTCGTCCACGCCAATCCGCCAAGAGGACCCCATCCACAGCTGCGCGCCAAAAGCCGCGACGATGCCAACCGCCGCGACGATCACGCCGAGAACCCGTGGCCACATCGCCTCAAGAAAAGACAGCGCCGGAAATCCGGCCAGTTCGATCACCGGCGCTCCGAAACAGCACATTCCGCCGACGAGCTGCAACGCGACGGCCAACCACGGCGGCGATCCGACGCGCCCGAACCGCAGCCGCAGGCCGGAGTCGCCGGTGCGCCACCGCTGGACCAGATGCCGTACGACGTCGACCAGCAGCACGAACAGGATCCAGAGCGCGATGGAGATGACCGCCATGGCCTGACCCTCGCTTGTCCGGCCAGAATCCGGCGTGTCAGTTCGCGGCGCGCATGGCCGGAAGGACGATGTCGTCGATGATCTCGGCGAAGACCTCCGGCTTGAGCGGGGTGCCGTGGATCAGCACCTCGCTGCGCATCAGGTCGAACGGCAGCCGCGCGAGCCGCGTGCTGATGTAGGCGGTCGGCAGCTCGCCGCGCTCGACCGCGCGCTCCAGCATCGCGGTCATGTAGCCGCGTACGTCGGTGGCCGCGATCTGCGTACGCAGCGACGCCATCACCGCGGGGTTGCCGAAGGTCTCGGCCAGCAGGCCGGGGACCGTGTCGTTTGGTACGCCGTCGAAGCGATGCGCCACGCGCTCGAGCAGGGTGATCAGGTCCGTACGGATGCTGCCGGTGTCGATGCGCTCCAGAAACGGCGGCAGCTTGTGCCGCATGGCGGCGACCACCAGCTCGGCGCGGGTCGGCCAGCGGCGGTAGATGACCGGCTTGCTGGTGCGCGCGCGGTTGGCGACCGCCTCCATGGTCAGCCGCGG
The nucleotide sequence above comes from Fodinicola acaciae. Encoded proteins:
- a CDS encoding alpha/beta hydrolase, which encodes MCRIWWIAVVAAVVAAVSGVGYAQAATAGPCQPGGDRCLGRVEIRSGVTLPYFASFPLTGSPDPTGAVIVMHGTGRNAAHYFELTTKAASAYAGKAEIIAPWMQTSDDNPERSDAYWTNGDETSWKDGGDAVDQDKLSSYDAIDAILRILADKAKFPHLTKVTLLGHSAGAQFMQRYAAGARGLPSGLDIRFVVANPSSYAYLDKKRPASTSGCSHYNDYKYGLDHRNRYLSESTDQQIVRQYTSRSVTYLLGEKDTVQNGDMDDSCEANAQGKNRFERGKFYYAAIHQAYPSAPHELSTVPGVGHDNEAMINSSQGKAAIFRGW
- a CDS encoding CGNR zinc finger domain-containing protein codes for the protein MGETGEQVLLDLLNSTPVTATGTVDLVSDEWAAQRGGVGSGREVAHLRAVRDRLQAVVRAAEPATTLEPLLDGVRMLPGVDAAGLRWSLDVEDDRRLGTQALLAWGRLNESMPGRLRPCANDECRLFLLDRSHANSARWCSMKVCGNRMKARRHYRRNQA
- a CDS encoding methyltransferase family protein — its product is MAVISIALWILFVLLVDVVRHLVQRWRTGDSGLRLRFGRVGSPPWLAVALQLVGGMCCFGAPVIELAGFPALSFLEAMWPRVLGVIVAAVGIVAAFGAQLWMGSSWRIGVDEAERTELVTTGPFRLVRNPIYAAGLLVVIGLTFAVPNVLAFAGFAVVLAGIQVQVRLVEEPHLRRTHGIAYDQYAATVGRFLPRVGRVRPVA
- a CDS encoding DoxX family protein; translated protein: MSRVIAYWVATALVTAELAVGGCWDVLRLPLVSGVVSQLGYPSYFLVILGLAKWLAAVALLAPRFPRLKEWAYAGVVFVDLGAIVSHLWTGVALAEVAFLAVLLALTVASWWLRPAQRRLAATTGDS
- a CDS encoding oxygenase MpaB family protein, with product MSKSLAGQAIPVQKREWQDYGLFGPGSPSWKVWASPTALIGFQRAVVLEHFDPFLAAAVADMQGIYRDPLGRLDRTLAYFLTVAVADARAVVEASEILMRVHAKATGIEPITGKRYSANNPESQLWIHVTGWHSVLKCYEMYGAGPLAPAEEKRYWSECVTAAELQTCKPADVPRTRDEVRDYYAAVRPRLCSSERAYRGMHYLLRSRGGGRRIGAASRLMAPATIATLPAWMRKVGGFDQPAVVDRAVAPAARAVIRGLGERGRFVSVLADVAPATARIARQHLHRTPPADPRTYTPAEARDLFDGPPVRLS
- a CDS encoding TetR/AcrR family transcriptional regulator, which produces MAKRRPYAARVPADERRAQLLDAALHLVVTRGHNATTMDAIAKQAGVTKPVVYGQFGSRNELLAALLRREQEAAVEQLVTALRPAGDPADFLAQALSDFLAAVQAAPQRWHCIVMPMADMPPEFHAARESARALVLARAEEVARWLLSDLGADLDPEIAAHAAVAMCEMAARLVLTSPERFTAERFVAAVRATLGLVR
- a CDS encoding TetR/AcrR family transcriptional regulator; its protein translation is MSEAPVATRRRGDALEAAILDAAWAELAEVGYPRLTMEAVANRARTSKPVIYRRWPTRAELVVAAMRHKLPPFLERIDTGSIRTDLITLLERVAHRFDGVPNDTVPGLLAETFGNPAVMASLRTQIAATDVRGYMTAMLERAVERGELPTAYISTRLARLPFDLMRSEVLIHGTPLKPEVFAEIIDDIVLPAMRAAN